Proteins from a single region of Alloscardovia omnicolens:
- the dapA gene encoding 4-hydroxy-tetrahydrodipicolinate synthase yields MHLLESAPFGRVIPAMVTPMKADGTVDYEAAQVLAKHLVEDGADGILLNGTTGESPTTHLEEKIDLVRAVKEVVEVPILTGAGSNDTAHSVRMAEHIQEAGADALLIVSPYYSRPSQEGIYQHYKAVNDSSDVPVVIYDVPGRTGVRISTDTYVRLAGLSQVKAVKDATGDLAAAVVKKMETGLAWYSGDDGVYLPFLSIGAVGIISVIAHVASGPLRDLTAAFNEGHILEAQRIAVQLAPLVGALNGDGFQAVMAKAACHVQGYMESTAMRLPNVGPHQAQLEKAREGMRAAGVLKA; encoded by the coding sequence ATGCATCTGTTAGAAAGTGCGCCATTCGGACGAGTAATTCCAGCTATGGTTACTCCTATGAAGGCGGATGGAACTGTTGATTACGAAGCTGCTCAAGTATTAGCTAAGCACCTCGTAGAAGATGGAGCAGATGGCATCCTACTTAATGGAACAACAGGCGAATCTCCAACTACGCACCTTGAAGAAAAGATTGACCTTGTGCGTGCTGTAAAAGAAGTTGTGGAGGTTCCTATCCTAACGGGCGCTGGCTCAAACGATACAGCACATTCTGTACGCATGGCTGAGCATATTCAAGAAGCAGGAGCCGATGCTCTGCTCATTGTGTCACCATACTATTCACGTCCATCGCAAGAAGGTATTTATCAGCATTACAAGGCTGTCAATGACTCTTCCGATGTGCCAGTTGTAATTTACGATGTTCCTGGACGTACTGGTGTGCGTATTTCCACAGACACCTATGTGCGTCTTGCAGGTTTATCACAAGTCAAGGCTGTAAAAGACGCAACAGGTGATCTTGCCGCAGCTGTAGTAAAGAAGATGGAAACAGGTTTAGCGTGGTATTCCGGAGATGATGGTGTGTATCTGCCATTCCTCTCCATTGGTGCTGTGGGTATTATTTCTGTAATTGCTCACGTAGCATCTGGACCATTGCGTGATTTAACTGCAGCTTTTAATGAGGGACATATTTTGGAAGCTCAGCGTATTGCTGTACAACTTGCCCCTCTGGTCGGAGCTTTGAATGGTGATGGTTTCCAAGCTGTTATGGCTAAAGCAGCATGCCATGTGCAAGGATATATGGAAAGCACTGCTATGCGTTTGCCAAATGTTGGTCCTCATCAAGCACAGTTAGAGAAGGCACGTGAAGGAATGCGTGCAGCAGGAGTGCTCAAGGCTTAA
- a CDS encoding ribonuclease J, producing MPSTQGTQEKKTQRKNTRSASRTSQTSARARNTSKSARSRSTRKSSAPVRAVNAQANPHTTSDGKPLIAPPKYRKGSMRIVPLGGLGEIGRNMNVIEYNGHILLIDCGVLFPEEEQPGVDLILPDFNYIKDRLDKVEALVLTHGHEDHIGGVPYLLRLRKDIPLIGSKLTLALVEAKCNEHRINPILKPVEGRDKMKVGAFNLEFITVTHSIPDALAVSVKTPAGHIIDTGDMKLDQLPLDHKITDLRQFAKLGEQGVDLLMSDSTNAEVPGFVKPETTIGPALDRAFAEASRKIIVASFSSHVHRVQQVVDAAHKHGRKVVFVGRSMVRNMGIAADLGYLHLPENTVVDLKQANDIQDDKIVYMCTGSQGEPMAALGRIADGNHPDISVGEFDTVILASSLIPGNEHGVYKVINKLTRLGARVVNKDNAAIHVSGHCDEGELLYFYNIVQPKSAMPIHGEHRHLVANGLIAVKTGVDPHNVVLAEDGDVVDLYKGHAAVVGSVPCGYVYVDGQSVGEIGEEELEKRRILSEEGFVSSFLVVDTDSQQVISGPKIYLNAVAEDASDFEEVRSRIVTDVEDALIRGTRDTHQLQQIMRRTLGGWIARKFKRRRPMIVPVVADVATDVQAKQ from the coding sequence ATGCCTTCCACTCAAGGAACACAAGAGAAAAAGACGCAGCGTAAAAATACGCGCTCAGCGTCTCGAACATCACAAACATCAGCGCGCGCTCGCAATACTTCAAAAAGTGCGCGCTCTCGTTCAACCCGTAAATCATCTGCACCAGTTCGTGCAGTGAATGCTCAAGCAAACCCACATACCACATCTGATGGTAAACCGTTAATTGCTCCACCAAAGTACCGCAAAGGCTCTATGCGTATTGTGCCATTAGGCGGTTTGGGCGAAATTGGGCGCAATATGAATGTGATTGAATACAATGGTCACATTCTGCTCATTGATTGCGGTGTTCTCTTCCCAGAAGAAGAGCAGCCAGGCGTTGATTTGATTCTTCCAGACTTCAACTATATTAAAGACCGCCTTGATAAGGTGGAAGCTCTGGTTCTTACACACGGTCATGAAGATCATATTGGTGGTGTGCCATACTTGCTGCGTTTGCGCAAAGATATTCCACTCATCGGATCGAAACTGACCTTAGCCTTAGTAGAGGCGAAGTGCAACGAGCATCGCATTAACCCTATTTTGAAACCAGTTGAAGGCCGCGACAAAATGAAAGTTGGCGCTTTCAACTTGGAATTCATTACTGTAACCCACTCTATTCCAGATGCTTTAGCAGTGTCAGTAAAAACACCGGCAGGTCACATTATTGATACTGGCGATATGAAGCTCGATCAATTGCCACTGGACCACAAGATTACAGATTTACGTCAGTTCGCTAAGCTAGGCGAACAGGGCGTTGACTTGTTAATGTCTGATTCTACCAATGCGGAAGTTCCAGGCTTCGTGAAGCCAGAAACGACAATTGGCCCGGCATTGGATCGTGCGTTTGCTGAGGCAAGCCGCAAAATTATTGTGGCAAGCTTCTCTTCACACGTTCACCGCGTACAGCAGGTGGTTGATGCAGCACATAAGCATGGACGCAAAGTAGTCTTTGTGGGTCGTTCCATGGTGCGCAATATGGGAATTGCTGCCGATTTGGGTTACTTGCATTTGCCAGAAAATACTGTGGTTGATTTGAAGCAGGCGAACGATATTCAGGACGACAAGATTGTCTATATGTGCACAGGTTCTCAGGGCGAGCCAATGGCTGCTCTGGGACGTATTGCCGATGGTAATCATCCTGATATTTCAGTGGGCGAATTCGATACCGTAATTTTGGCTAGCTCGCTTATTCCAGGTAATGAGCATGGCGTGTACAAAGTTATTAACAAGCTCACTCGCTTGGGTGCTCGCGTTGTTAATAAAGATAATGCTGCTATCCACGTGTCTGGTCACTGTGATGAAGGTGAATTGCTCTACTTCTACAATATTGTGCAGCCAAAATCTGCTATGCCAATTCATGGTGAGCACCGTCATTTGGTGGCTAATGGCTTGATTGCTGTGAAAACTGGCGTAGATCCGCATAACGTTGTTTTGGCTGAAGATGGCGATGTGGTAGATCTTTATAAGGGTCATGCCGCTGTGGTTGGTTCTGTGCCATGCGGATACGTATATGTAGACGGTCAATCTGTGGGCGAAATTGGAGAAGAAGAGCTTGAAAAGCGTCGAATTCTCTCCGAAGAAGGTTTCGTATCGTCCTTCTTGGTGGTTGATACTGATTCTCAACAGGTGATTAGCGGTCCAAAGATTTATTTGAATGCTGTGGCAGAAGATGCTAGCGATTTCGAAGAAGTTCGCTCTCGCATTGTCACCGATGTAGAAGATGCGTTAATTCGTGGAACGCGCGATACGCATCAGTTACAGCAGATTATGCGCCGCACACTCGGCGGATGGATTGCGCGCAAGTTTAAGCGCCGTCGTCCAATGATCGTGCCAGTCGTAGCTGACGTAGCCACTGACGTGCAGGCCAAGCAATAA
- a CDS encoding GNAT family N-acetyltransferase, translating into MKDSVHLRAARSGDINQLTDIMFHTWYEDEASAASDDEVYLLRMMARYDVAHYSETSTHVMVAVDDDASSEQRSIVGAAMWRNDTDWEQGVNQQSIVQADLEEIVALRSSNQEFAARMQIFEDDAVRTHDLAQSAAQSSGAELRLFMIAPHARGLGVGKQLLASAENSMRLSGARRYYLYTDSECDYSFYDHRGMTRATQALQVPGPGGRIVDKFIYMQNL; encoded by the coding sequence ATGAAAGATAGCGTTCACCTGCGTGCAGCGCGCTCTGGCGATATTAATCAGCTCACCGATATTATGTTCCACACATGGTATGAAGATGAAGCGAGTGCAGCTTCTGATGATGAAGTGTATCTTCTGCGTATGATGGCGCGCTATGATGTGGCACACTATAGTGAAACATCTACACACGTGATGGTTGCTGTGGATGATGATGCCAGCAGTGAGCAGCGCAGTATTGTGGGTGCTGCTATGTGGCGTAATGATACCGACTGGGAACAAGGCGTGAATCAGCAATCAATCGTGCAAGCAGACTTAGAGGAGATTGTTGCGTTACGGTCTTCTAATCAGGAATTTGCTGCACGTATGCAAATCTTCGAAGACGATGCTGTGCGCACGCATGATCTGGCACAATCTGCAGCACAATCCAGCGGCGCCGAGCTTCGTTTATTTATGATTGCACCACATGCGCGTGGCTTGGGAGTAGGCAAGCAATTATTAGCATCCGCTGAAAACTCTATGCGACTCAGTGGCGCTCGGCGCTACTATCTGTATACTGATAGTGAATGTGACTACAGTTTCTATGATCATCGTGGCATGACCCGTGCCACACAGGCTCTTCAGGTTCCAGGACCTGGAGGAAGAATTGTAGATAAATTTATTTATATGCAAAACTTGTAG
- a CDS encoding MFS transporter: MSVPMHPIWLNASLIKLALAQSSQGLAGVMFSMGIVFTTTQNNDGRGLAITLLTRTLPTLVCAFIGGVLADRFSKKRISLMASAVSVITYIGFAVLTWEYGFSWQVQLFSLLTAFISALGAPAVYSLLPAVVDHDYLVQANGFVRTFRNISYVSAPVLAGLLAAHYPAHILFVVASVFGTTNIILLALIHLPPTFNTSKDKNHEESLIESMKTAPHIFAHYRWLLLGVIFWSITLALDSGAGDVILPLYAIPLSSKITWSYVSAALSIGYITGSALSLFVKNSRYLIRLSFIFTALAAIRLCTIALTNNTWLWIASAFIAGIGFELGGVTWGSALQQRSPEKYLGRISSLDYAVSFGFIPFAYAGYALIPQQYYSSSLILTTAIIGAMALVFSLLMIRLEKTL; encoded by the coding sequence ATGTCTGTACCGATGCACCCTATCTGGTTAAATGCTTCTCTGATTAAGCTAGCCCTTGCTCAGTCATCTCAAGGGCTAGCTGGCGTCATGTTTTCTATGGGAATCGTATTCACCACCACACAGAATAATGACGGTAGAGGGCTTGCGATTACTCTTCTTACTCGCACGCTACCCACACTCGTATGTGCTTTCATTGGCGGTGTTCTTGCCGATCGTTTCAGCAAAAAACGTATATCACTCATGGCTTCCGCTGTTTCAGTTATAACCTATATTGGTTTTGCTGTGTTAACGTGGGAGTACGGTTTTTCATGGCAGGTTCAGCTTTTCTCTTTGCTGACAGCTTTTATATCCGCATTAGGAGCTCCTGCTGTTTATTCTCTGCTGCCTGCTGTCGTTGATCACGATTACTTAGTCCAAGCAAACGGTTTCGTGCGAACATTTCGCAATATTTCTTATGTAAGTGCTCCGGTGTTGGCTGGATTGCTAGCTGCTCATTATCCTGCTCACATCTTATTTGTTGTTGCTAGCGTTTTTGGTACTACCAATATTATACTTTTAGCTCTTATTCACCTTCCCCCTACCTTTAATACCAGTAAGGACAAGAATCATGAGGAATCGCTTATAGAGTCTATGAAAACAGCTCCGCACATTTTCGCTCACTACAGATGGCTGCTACTCGGCGTTATTTTCTGGTCTATCACCTTAGCCCTAGATAGTGGCGCTGGAGACGTGATTTTACCTCTCTATGCCATTCCTTTGTCTTCAAAAATTACCTGGTCATATGTATCAGCGGCTCTCTCGATAGGCTATATTACTGGAAGCGCTCTTTCACTCTTCGTTAAAAATTCGCGATATTTAATTAGGTTATCGTTTATTTTTACTGCACTTGCTGCGATTCGCTTATGCACTATTGCCTTAACGAATAATACATGGCTATGGATTGCTTCCGCTTTTATTGCAGGTATTGGTTTTGAACTTGGCGGAGTAACATGGGGATCTGCGTTACAACAACGTTCTCCTGAAAAATATTTAGGGCGTATCAGTTCGCTTGATTATGCTGTAAGTTTTGGTTTTATACCTTTTGCCTATGCAGGCTATGCTCTCATTCCTCAGCAGTATTATTCCTCTTCCCTCATTCTTACTACTGCAATTATTGGTGCTATGGCTCTTGTTTTTTCTCTTCTGATGATTCGTCTAGAAAAAACATTGTAA
- the glmM gene encoding phosphoglucosamine mutase — protein sequence MPRLFGTDGVRGLANGLLTADLALKMGDAAVRVFGADSAHGRQRALIGRDTRVSGDFLASALAAGMSAGGFDVIDVGILPTPGLAYLTSILNVEMGAVISASHNAMPDNGIKFFARGGFKLPDAKEDEIEEILGSDWQRPTGAGVGRISHDNVTASNLYIDHLVSSIAPIGKDKIQPQPLKGLRIVVDCANGATSAVAPEALRRAGADVIVINASPDGYNINDHAGSTHPEQLQAMVKASDAAMGVAFDGDADRCLAVDEDGVLVNGDQIMGILARAYKREGKLKDNTLVITVMSNLGLILALKDMGIKTVQTSVGDRYVLEAMLQGGYTLGGEQSGHVINREFATTGDGTLTALCLANEVMKSGKSLKELAADFPQLPQQLVNVPGVDKLAAYTNPVVQDAVRKEEEYLGETGRVLLRPSGTEPLVRVMAEAATQEQADEVCNRLAEVVARELAL from the coding sequence ATGCCTCGTCTTTTTGGAACTGATGGTGTACGCGGTTTAGCTAATGGTTTGCTAACCGCTGATCTTGCGTTAAAAATGGGAGACGCAGCTGTACGTGTTTTTGGTGCAGATAGTGCGCATGGTCGTCAGCGTGCTCTGATTGGTCGTGATACGCGCGTTTCCGGTGATTTTTTGGCGTCCGCTTTAGCTGCAGGTATGAGCGCTGGCGGTTTTGATGTTATTGACGTAGGTATTTTGCCAACCCCGGGTTTAGCATATTTAACCTCAATTTTGAATGTGGAAATGGGCGCGGTTATTTCCGCTTCCCATAACGCCATGCCAGACAACGGTATTAAGTTCTTTGCTCGCGGAGGTTTCAAACTTCCTGATGCCAAAGAAGATGAGATTGAAGAGATTCTGGGTAGTGATTGGCAGCGTCCAACGGGTGCAGGTGTGGGACGTATTTCGCATGATAATGTCACAGCCAGCAATCTGTATATCGATCATTTGGTCAGTTCCATTGCTCCGATTGGCAAGGATAAGATTCAGCCTCAGCCTTTGAAAGGCTTGCGCATCGTTGTTGATTGTGCCAATGGTGCAACATCGGCGGTTGCTCCAGAAGCCTTGCGTCGCGCTGGCGCTGATGTTATTGTTATCAACGCTTCGCCGGATGGCTATAACATCAATGATCACGCGGGCTCCACGCATCCAGAGCAGTTGCAAGCCATGGTCAAGGCGAGCGATGCCGCCATGGGTGTGGCTTTTGATGGTGATGCTGATCGCTGTCTTGCTGTGGACGAAGACGGCGTGCTCGTCAATGGTGATCAGATTATGGGTATTCTAGCCCGCGCGTATAAGCGTGAGGGCAAGCTTAAGGACAATACTCTGGTCATTACCGTGATGAGTAATCTAGGACTGATTTTAGCTCTCAAAGATATGGGCATTAAAACTGTGCAGACTTCAGTGGGCGATCGCTATGTGCTTGAGGCTATGCTGCAAGGTGGCTACACTCTAGGTGGTGAACAGTCCGGTCACGTGATTAACCGTGAATTTGCCACAACTGGTGACGGTACTCTGACCGCTTTGTGCCTTGCGAACGAAGTTATGAAGTCTGGCAAGAGCCTCAAAGAGTTGGCAGCTGATTTCCCACAGCTTCCTCAACAGCTTGTTAATGTTCCGGGAGTTGATAAGCTTGCTGCTTATACGAATCCAGTGGTTCAAGATGCTGTGCGCAAGGAAGAAGAATACTTGGGTGAAACGGGTCGTGTTCTCTTGCGCCCATCAGGTACTGAACCTCTGGTACGTGTTATGGCAGAAGCTGCAACTCAGGAACAGGCTGATGAAGTCTGCAATCGTTTGGCTGAAGTGGTGGCGCGCGAGTTGGCGCTATAA
- the pepN gene encoding aminopeptidase N: MPGANLTRVEAEERAGIVSNAHYTVHLDVTGSDTDFRSISTIEFDAVEGASTFIDLIANTVNSVEFNGEQLDPATVFVDNRIELSNLAAHNTVTVDALVQYSRTGEGMHRSLDPTDGNVYLYTQFEVPDARRVYAVFDQPDVKAEFDFSVDAPAGWEVISIMPANKPEDLGNGVNRWTYPTTPKMSSYLTAFVAGPYASWHTSHTLSDGRNVPMAIYCRQALKDAMAKDVDYLFNVTKAGMDFYDKTWGVPYPYAKYDQLFVPEYNAGAMENIGTVTIRDSYVFESKVTDALAERRDVTVLHELAHMWFGDLVTMKWWNDLWLNESFAEFTSTLATAETTQWSDAWATFASGEKSWGQAQDEMPTTHPIVADIKDLHDTEVNFDGITYAKGASVLKQLVAYVGREEFFQGIHNYLNKHQYSNATLADLLSELEATSGRDLKSWSKQWLEHAGINTITSQVRTAADGTIEEMALVQTASDEYPVMRNHRLAVAFYDENADGRIVMTERFDLDVTGERTVVEAVAGKKRPAFIMVNEDDLTYTKLRFDEQSLDFAKKNLYKFDSALTRAVVWLSLWDMTRDAQLPAVDFIETSLKALSTEKESTTFRYALSQVATTAAHYVPAARREAIKQEIGLEFFRLAGEAEAGSDEQFQLVTAYLNNGTDPQFAERSHALLDGTLVFDGLEIDNNLRWTITIAQAAAGVIDNERIDAELAARDTKENRQFAVMAKAAIPTPEAKAWAWDQALHNDELTNSQLENVAGGFSMNSDPALYEQYVDKYGEIIDWVWEHKTFHMSEALLQGTTRGSGLYPSAADAARLVEVGEKWLDSHKDSPAALRRIVLENLDGSQRVLRVQRYNESL, encoded by the coding sequence ATGCCAGGAGCAAATCTCACCCGCGTTGAGGCGGAAGAACGAGCAGGAATTGTATCGAATGCGCACTATACCGTTCATTTAGATGTTACTGGTTCAGATACTGATTTCCGTTCTATCAGTACCATTGAATTTGATGCCGTAGAAGGTGCATCAACCTTTATTGATTTGATTGCTAACACTGTTAACTCTGTAGAATTTAACGGTGAGCAGCTTGATCCTGCAACAGTTTTCGTTGATAACCGTATTGAACTGAGCAATCTAGCTGCACATAATACAGTAACCGTTGATGCTCTTGTTCAGTATTCTCGCACTGGTGAGGGTATGCATCGCAGTCTTGACCCAACTGACGGAAACGTGTATTTATACACTCAGTTTGAGGTTCCTGATGCTCGTCGCGTGTATGCAGTTTTCGATCAGCCTGACGTGAAGGCGGAATTTGATTTCTCTGTGGACGCTCCAGCAGGCTGGGAAGTTATCTCCATTATGCCTGCTAACAAGCCTGAAGATTTGGGCAATGGTGTGAATCGTTGGACCTATCCAACAACTCCTAAGATGAGCTCCTACTTAACTGCTTTTGTGGCAGGCCCATACGCCAGCTGGCACACCTCCCATACGCTTTCTGACGGACGTAACGTTCCTATGGCTATCTACTGCCGTCAAGCATTAAAAGATGCTATGGCTAAGGACGTAGACTATTTGTTCAACGTCACTAAGGCGGGTATGGACTTCTACGATAAGACATGGGGCGTTCCATATCCTTATGCCAAGTATGATCAGCTTTTCGTACCTGAATATAACGCAGGTGCTATGGAGAATATTGGAACCGTGACTATTCGCGATTCCTATGTATTCGAGTCCAAGGTTACTGACGCTTTGGCAGAACGCCGTGACGTTACTGTTCTGCATGAGCTGGCTCATATGTGGTTTGGCGATCTCGTAACCATGAAGTGGTGGAATGATTTGTGGCTCAACGAGAGCTTCGCAGAATTCACTTCCACCTTGGCAACAGCTGAAACCACGCAGTGGTCTGACGCATGGGCAACTTTTGCGTCCGGTGAAAAGAGCTGGGGACAGGCTCAGGACGAAATGCCAACAACGCATCCGATTGTGGCAGATATTAAAGATTTGCATGATACTGAGGTCAACTTTGATGGCATTACATATGCTAAGGGTGCATCTGTATTAAAGCAGCTCGTGGCTTACGTTGGACGTGAAGAGTTCTTCCAAGGCATTCACAACTATTTGAATAAGCACCAGTATTCTAACGCTACTTTGGCAGATTTGTTGTCCGAGCTGGAAGCAACTTCCGGTCGTGATCTCAAGAGCTGGTCCAAGCAGTGGCTGGAGCACGCCGGTATTAACACCATCACTTCTCAGGTGCGTACAGCAGCTGATGGCACTATTGAAGAAATGGCATTAGTGCAAACCGCTTCTGACGAGTATCCAGTTATGCGTAATCATCGTTTGGCTGTGGCATTCTATGATGAAAATGCTGATGGTCGCATTGTAATGACTGAACGTTTTGATTTGGATGTAACAGGGGAGCGTACTGTAGTTGAGGCAGTAGCTGGTAAGAAGCGTCCTGCATTCATTATGGTTAATGAAGACGATTTGACCTACACTAAGCTGCGTTTCGATGAGCAGTCCTTAGACTTTGCGAAGAAGAACCTCTACAAGTTTGACAGCGCACTGACACGTGCAGTGGTATGGCTGAGCTTGTGGGATATGACCCGTGATGCTCAGCTGCCAGCTGTTGACTTTATTGAAACGAGCTTGAAGGCTTTGAGCACAGAGAAGGAGTCAACTACTTTCCGTTACGCACTTAGCCAGGTTGCTACAACAGCTGCACACTATGTGCCAGCAGCTCGCCGTGAAGCAATCAAGCAAGAAATCGGTCTTGAATTCTTCCGTCTGGCTGGTGAAGCTGAAGCCGGTTCCGACGAGCAGTTCCAGTTGGTGACTGCATATCTGAATAACGGTACTGACCCTCAGTTCGCTGAGCGTTCCCATGCTTTGCTGGACGGAACTCTTGTTTTTGACGGCTTAGAGATTGACAATAACTTGCGTTGGACTATTACTATTGCACAAGCTGCTGCTGGTGTGATTGACAACGAACGTATTGACGCTGAACTTGCTGCACGCGATACCAAGGAAAACCGACAGTTCGCTGTGATGGCTAAGGCAGCAATTCCAACTCCTGAAGCCAAGGCATGGGCATGGGATCAGGCATTGCACAATGATGAGCTGACCAATTCTCAACTTGAGAACGTGGCTGGCGGTTTCTCTATGAACTCTGACCCAGCTTTGTACGAACAGTACGTCGATAAGTATGGTGAAATTATTGACTGGGTATGGGAGCACAAGACCTTCCACATGTCTGAAGCCTTGTTGCAAGGAACGACTCGCGGATCTGGTTTGTATCCAAGTGCTGCGGACGCTGCGCGCTTAGTTGAAGTAGGCGAGAAGTGGTTGGACAGCCATAAAGATTCTCCTGCGGCTTTGCGTCGTATTGTTTTGGAAAATCTGGATGGTTCTCAGCGAGTTCTGCGAGTTCAGCGTTACAACGAGAGCTTGTAG
- a CDS encoding MFS transporter gives MYKKIFAIPGAAAFSIAGAMARATMSTIGLSMILCLNSMYNEWTSAGIMSAVYVITAAVVTPFYAKLFDTYGQKRVGMIVSPIQCAFLIAFAVAAYMHAPLAVLFVLAVLVGMCTYSVGAVVRTRWAWVLRNKPDEYLNTAYALESAVDELIFIIGPIVAASISTSFPPVSTIIPFLLFGGISFIGSVVFYNLKSSTPPAVRTLKNVNVDDVAQAPSHISEQLRDRNILFYPGVLFLVIAIVLFNSTFSAFDVTMTAVMKSIGLYHYTGFMLATIAVGSLIGALIFGSRVHTHNPWIRMIVFMALLAAGIVGVAFSIRSLALAAIWGIFAGLFVAPTYASANMIVREIAPPHKLTEGLSWVSTGGTVGASLGSAVSGIFLDHMGHNATLHTLWMCAILAIPFFFCGYLHVRAFEKKYGALTTASNESKEN, from the coding sequence GTGTATAAGAAAATATTTGCCATACCAGGTGCTGCCGCATTCTCAATTGCAGGGGCAATGGCTCGCGCCACCATGTCAACCATTGGTTTAAGCATGATTCTGTGCTTAAACAGTATGTATAACGAGTGGACGTCTGCAGGCATTATGAGCGCCGTCTATGTTATTACGGCAGCAGTGGTTACTCCTTTTTATGCCAAACTTTTTGACACCTACGGACAGAAGCGCGTAGGTATGATTGTATCGCCAATCCAATGTGCGTTTCTTATTGCATTTGCCGTGGCAGCCTATATGCACGCGCCTTTGGCTGTACTTTTTGTATTAGCAGTGCTCGTGGGTATGTGCACCTACTCAGTGGGAGCAGTGGTCAGAACACGCTGGGCATGGGTGTTACGTAATAAGCCAGACGAGTATTTGAATACGGCTTATGCCTTAGAATCTGCGGTGGATGAGCTCATTTTTATTATTGGCCCTATAGTGGCAGCAAGTATCTCCACCAGTTTCCCACCAGTATCTACCATTATTCCTTTTCTGCTTTTCGGTGGTATAAGCTTTATTGGTTCTGTGGTGTTCTATAACTTGAAGTCCTCCACACCTCCAGCGGTGAGGACGCTGAAAAACGTGAATGTAGATGATGTTGCTCAGGCTCCATCGCATATCTCTGAACAATTACGCGACCGCAATATCCTGTTCTATCCAGGAGTTCTCTTCCTTGTCATTGCTATTGTGCTGTTCAACTCTACGTTCTCAGCCTTTGATGTGACTATGACGGCCGTTATGAAGAGCATTGGCTTGTATCATTACACCGGTTTTATGCTCGCCACCATTGCTGTAGGCTCACTTATTGGTGCCTTAATTTTCGGGTCACGCGTGCATACGCACAACCCGTGGATTCGCATGATTGTGTTTATGGCTTTGCTTGCTGCCGGCATTGTAGGAGTGGCTTTCAGCATAAGATCTTTGGCTTTAGCAGCCATCTGGGGTATTTTTGCAGGACTGTTTGTAGCTCCAACCTATGCGTCAGCCAATATGATTGTGCGTGAAATAGCGCCACCGCATAAATTAACAGAAGGTTTAAGCTGGGTGTCTACCGGTGGAACAGTTGGAGCTTCATTAGGATCGGCTGTTAGCGGTATTTTTCTGGATCATATGGGGCACAATGCCACTTTGCACACGTTATGGATGTGCGCAATTTTGGCTATTCCATTCTTCTTCTGTGGATATCTGCACGTACGCGCTTTTGAGAAGAAATATGGCGCTTTAACAACTGCAAGCAATGAAAGCAAGGAAAATTAA
- the dapB gene encoding 4-hydroxy-tetrahydrodipicolinate reductase, which yields MIRVSVIGAQGRMGSHVVAAVEAADDMQLVYALDRADDINQINADNTDVVVEFSVPDASLNNVLTMVNNGVHVVVGTTGWTEEKMDTVRQALSDHPQLSVFIAPNFAISTVLAEHFASQAAKYFESAEIIELHHPDKVDAPSGTALHTAHKVAAARQAAGMSAIPDNTQTDGGSRGQIVDGIHVHAVRLRGLNAHEEILFGNAGEQLIIRADSFDRTSFMPGVLLAVRHAGEQPGLSVGLDQYLDL from the coding sequence ATGATTCGCGTGTCTGTTATTGGTGCACAGGGTCGCATGGGAAGTCATGTGGTTGCTGCTGTTGAAGCAGCTGATGATATGCAATTAGTGTACGCTCTTGATCGTGCAGACGACATCAATCAGATTAACGCTGATAATACTGATGTAGTGGTGGAATTCTCTGTTCCTGACGCTAGCTTGAATAACGTGCTGACTATGGTCAACAATGGCGTGCATGTTGTTGTGGGCACAACAGGTTGGACGGAAGAAAAAATGGATACTGTGCGTCAAGCTTTATCAGATCACCCGCAGCTCAGCGTTTTCATTGCTCCAAACTTCGCTATCTCCACAGTACTTGCCGAGCATTTCGCTTCTCAAGCAGCCAAGTATTTTGAATCTGCTGAAATTATTGAACTTCATCATCCAGATAAAGTTGATGCACCAAGCGGAACGGCATTGCACACGGCGCACAAGGTTGCTGCAGCCCGTCAAGCAGCAGGTATGAGCGCAATTCCAGATAATACACAAACAGATGGTGGTTCGCGCGGTCAGATTGTTGACGGTATTCATGTGCACGCTGTGCGTTTGCGTGGTTTGAATGCGCACGAAGAAATTCTGTTTGGAAATGCCGGCGAACAGTTAATTATTCGTGCTGATTCCTTTGACCGCACCTCCTTTATGCCAGGTGTTTTGCTTGCTGTACGTCATGCTGGGGAGCAACCAGGATTGAGCGTGGGATTAGACCAGTATTTAGATCTCTAA